The following are from one region of the Dermacentor albipictus isolate Rhodes 1998 colony chromosome 5, USDA_Dalb.pri_finalv2, whole genome shotgun sequence genome:
- the LOC135906381 gene encoding solute carrier organic anion transporter family member 74D-like has translation MVGEPNTEKPRRPVETPLLMNAHKQGSPKADGSRDAGGACGQAAPEAADVPAPKKDPDEARDSTQGAENDSDYLCGVGNYRPDWLQKFATSRYYALVFGLLGIFQGAYRTYLVGTLSTVERRFSLSSRASGIIMIADDLSPIVANLVMMVCLRRTSKPNWVAGGMLFSLLGAVSSLLPYVVYGPGKHLLGDLPTVGGVATQTTQFCGTSDDEAAAASCKATKEDAASLGPLLFFFMGNFLNGLGGSAYYAIGTTYMDDNVKKKNSAVYFGSLYVFRLLGPVLGFTLASLSLSYPEELKGTSPLQPGDPRWIGAWWFGYIFIGFGLFVSTLPMLFFPKKIRSKAEANKGDALSKNTSMKADLKEGLQGLARLARNPVYVFRILAAISTYIALAGYYISFPRYTEHQFSQTASKASLIAGPTYILSSVVGVVLGAVFVHKVKPTPRVVGIQTVVVVFIAAVGISSLMAINCGSIQYPVVPDAVSGVTIQNQCSDGCDCSTRVHRPVCDQETGTQYFSACFAGCPASQFNQTEFLDCLCLQSEHGMNKFNTGNVSNSKCEQDCFDAMMIFAGVIFVIQVVLGSTHVGSTIIALRCIEPRDKSLSLLVVSAVMNAFAFIPYPLIYGALTDASCIVWEDRCGERGACWLYDLKKLRFLIHGVTTALLLAGCFFQACMAYYCKRIKNFYDDEVDDEGGSGEKSSGDGVHMPLRLSITEGPEPHAGGAGAEFRPRTRTTSIDSWEFQNFNQLTNVTK, from the exons ATGGTGGGAGAGCCTAACACGGAGAAACCTCGGCGGCCTGTCGAGACGCCACTTCTCATGAATGCTCACAAGCAGGGCAGTCCCAAAGCCGACGGCAGCCGCGATGCCGGCGGCGCGTGCGGGCAGGCGGCGCCGGAAGCAGCGGACGTTCCTGCGCCGAAGAAGGACCCAGATGAGGCGCGGGATTCGACCCAAGGAGCCGAAAATGACAGCGACTACCTGTGCGGCGTGGGTAACTACAGGCCGGACTGGCTGCAGAAGTTCGCCACTTCCCGTTACTACGCGCTCGTGTTCGGTTTGCTGGGCATCTTTCAGGGTGCCTACCGTACGTACCTGGTCGGGACACTGTCTACCGTGGAGAGGCGCTTCTCGCTATCGAGTCGCGCCTCGGGCATCATCATGATTGCCGACGACCTGAGTCCCATCGTGGCCAACCTGGTGATGATGGTGTGCCTGAGGCGTACCAGCAAACCTAACTGGGTGGCCGGAGGCATGCTGTTCTCGCTTCTCGGAGCCGTGTCCAGCTTGCTGCCTTACGTGGTCTACGGTCCGGGCAAGCACCTTCTGGGAGACTTGCCGACCGTGGGTGGCGTCGCCACCCAGACGACCCAGTTCTGCGGCACTTCGGACGACGAGGCGGCAGCGGCAAGTTGCAAAGCGACCAAAGAGGACGCCGCCTCACTCGGGCCTTTGCTATTCTTCTTCATGGGTAACTTCTTGAATGGACTGGGTGGCTCCGCTTACTACGCCATCGGGACCACTTACATGGACGACAACGTCAAGAAGAAAAACTCGGCTGTCTACTTCG GCTCATTGTATGTCTTCCGTCTCCTGGGACCTGTCTTGGGCTTCACACTGGCCTCGCTTAGCCTAAGCTACCCCGAAGAACTGAAAG GTACGTCCCCGCTTCAGCCTGGCGACCCTCGTTGGATCggtgcctggtggttcggctacATCTTCATCGGTTTCGGCCTATTCGTCAGCACACTTCCAATGCTGTTCTTTCCCAAAAAGATTCGGTCAAAAGCCGAAGCCAACAAAGGAGACGCGCTGAGCAAGAACACGAGCATGAAAGCGGACCTCAAAG AGGGATTGCAGGGACTCGCAAGGTTGGCCCGAAATCCTGTCTACGTGTTTCGGATTCTCGCAGCAATCTCTACCTACATTGCCCTGGCGGGCTATTACATTTCGTTTCCGCGCTACACGGAACACCAGTTCTCTCAGACGGCGTCCAAGGCCAGTCTCATTGCTG GACCGACTTACATCTTGTCGAGCGTGGTCGGCGTTGTGCTGGGTGCCGTGTTCGTGCACAAAGTGAAACCGACGCCCCGGGTAGTTGGCATACAGACTGTTGTCGTGGTGTTCATCGCAGCAGTTGGCATTTCTTCTCTCATGGCAATAAACTGTGGCTCGATACAGTACCCCGTGGTTCCAGATGCGGTCAGCGG AGTGACCATCCAAAACCAGTGCAGCGACGGATGCGACTGCTCCACGAGAGTCCATCGTCCAGTGTGTGACCAAGAGACAGGAACGCAGTACTTCTCGGCGTGCTTTGCAGGCTGTCCGGCCAGCCAGTTCAATCAGACA GAATTTCTGGATTGTCTATGCCTGCAGTCGGAACATGGAATGAATAAGTTCAACACGGGAAATGTTTCAAACAGCAAATGCGAGCAGGACTGCTTTGACGCTATGATGATCTTCGCTGGTGTCATCTTCGTGATTCAAGTGGTACTGGGAAGCACACACGTTGGTTCCACTATCATCGCGCTAAG GTGCATAGAACCACGGGATAAAAGCCTCTCCTTGCTCGTCGTGTCAGCAGTTATGAACGCATTCG CTTTTATCCCGTACCCGCTAATCTATGGCGCACTGACGGACGCCTCGTGCATCGTCTGGGAGGACCGGTGCGGCGAGCGGGGAGCCTGCTGGCTCTACGATCTGAAGAAACTTCGCTTCCTTATACACGGTGTCACAACAGCCCTGCTATTAGCCGGCTGCTTCTTCCAGGCCTGTATGGCTTATTACTGCAAGCGCATCAAGAACTTTTACGACGACGAAGTGGACGACGAAGGCGGCAGCGGTGAAAAGAGTAGTGGTGACGGCGTCCACATGCCACTCAGGCTGTCCATCACGGAAGGACCTGAGCCCCACGCGGGAGGTGCTGGAGCAGAGTTCCGCCCGAGGACTCGGACAACGAGCATCGATAGCTGGGAGTTTCAAAACTTCAATCAGCTCACTAACGTGACCAAGTGA